A single window of Xylocopilactobacillus apicola DNA harbors:
- a CDS encoding alpha-glucoside-specific PTS transporter subunit IIBC has product MKDKIQKFGGAMFTPIMLFSFSGIILAITIIFMNPIIMGKIAQPTTMWYKFWDILSSGFWTVFNNLELLFVIALPVGLAKKSLARISMESFVIYTAFNYFTGSILKYFGKNLGVNFSQDAVTGSGLKMIGGIKTLDTGIVGSIVIALMVVYIHDHFIDKKVPDWLAMFNGSSLVVFIGMLLSVVLALVFCITWPFFQRGMAHLQSFFVNSGGFGVWSYSLLERLLLPTGLHHLLTQPFSYGSVIVNEGLTTYWLNHLVAFSESTKSLAQLAPGMAFKLYGQNKVFAAPGVAAALYMSAKPENKKKVAAIVIPAALSAVVGGITEPLEFTFLFVAPILYVIYSVLCATLTLAMYLIGLRGDFTSGIITWLAKNWIPLWHNHHNEYLAQIGVGLVFILIFFLVFWFVITKFDFKTPGRQDTGETKLFSKKDYKAKQAESNAENEFQRKAIDALAGLGGKENIRNVTNCATRLRVTVNDVQIVKSDDYFTEMGALGVVRKGDNIQIIIGISVPQVKDEFDKLL; this is encoded by the coding sequence ATGAAAGATAAAATTCAAAAATTCGGTGGAGCAATGTTTACACCAATCATGCTGTTTTCTTTTTCAGGTATAATTTTGGCGATTACTATTATTTTTATGAATCCAATTATCATGGGAAAAATTGCTCAGCCGACGACAATGTGGTACAAATTTTGGGACATTCTTAGTTCGGGTTTTTGGACCGTATTTAACAATTTAGAACTTCTTTTTGTTATTGCTTTACCGGTAGGGTTAGCTAAGAAGTCATTGGCACGGATTAGTATGGAATCATTTGTGATTTATACCGCCTTTAATTATTTCACTGGATCGATTTTGAAATATTTTGGTAAAAATCTTGGAGTTAATTTTAGTCAAGATGCAGTAACGGGTTCTGGCTTAAAGATGATTGGCGGGATAAAAACCTTAGATACTGGAATTGTTGGCTCAATCGTTATTGCGTTAATGGTTGTTTATATTCATGACCATTTTATTGATAAAAAGGTTCCGGACTGGCTTGCAATGTTTAACGGATCTTCACTAGTTGTATTTATTGGAATGTTGCTGTCAGTGGTTTTGGCACTAGTTTTTTGTATTACTTGGCCATTTTTCCAACGTGGAATGGCTCATTTGCAATCTTTCTTTGTAAATAGCGGGGGGTTTGGCGTTTGGAGTTATTCCTTATTGGAACGACTACTTTTGCCCACAGGTTTGCATCATTTATTAACGCAGCCTTTTAGCTATGGAAGTGTAATTGTGAATGAAGGGCTGACCACATATTGGTTAAATCATTTAGTAGCGTTTAGTGAATCAACTAAATCTTTAGCGCAGTTAGCACCAGGCATGGCTTTTAAACTTTACGGTCAAAATAAGGTTTTTGCTGCTCCAGGAGTTGCAGCGGCTCTTTATATGTCAGCTAAACCAGAAAATAAGAAGAAAGTTGCAGCAATTGTAATTCCGGCCGCACTTTCAGCAGTTGTTGGTGGAATTACAGAGCCTTTAGAGTTTACTTTCTTATTTGTTGCTCCGATTCTTTATGTTATTTACTCCGTCTTGTGTGCGACTTTAACTTTGGCGATGTATTTAATCGGTTTACGGGGAGATTTTACTAGTGGAATTATTACTTGGTTGGCCAAAAATTGGATTCCACTTTGGCATAATCACCATAACGAGTATTTAGCCCAGATTGGAGTCGGGTTGGTCTTTATATTAATCTTCTTTTTGGTATTCTGGTTTGTAATTACTAAATTTGATTTTAAAACACCAGGACGTCAGGATACTGGAGAAACAAAGTTATTTTCGAAAAAAGATTATAAAGCCAAACAAGCAGAAAGCAATGCAGAAAATGAATTTCAAAGAAAGGCGATTGATGCGTTGGCTGGATTAGGAGGTAAAGAAAATATCCGAAATGTGACTAATTGTGCGACAAGGTTGCGAGTCACCGTTAATGATGTTCAAATAGTTAAAAGCGATGACTATTTTACCGAAATGGGCGCGCTAGGTGTTGTTAGAAAGGGAGATAATATCCAGATTATTATTGGTATTAGTGTTCCGCAAGTTAAAGACGAATTTGATAAATTATTATAA
- a CDS encoding phosphatase, producing MITAKIDTHTHTIASIHAYSTLKENITEAKKKGLTGLAVTDHAPGLGLGDTFPKTYFGNMRKAIPKFVEGLRIFKGVECNVLDYDGTLDLPTTTLQKMDLVIASCHAQVVKPTTLEKQDQLWMNIARNPYVDIIGHPGDEAFRFSFEKVIQEFKKYDKIVEINSSSFPYRKNARKNCQEIALLCKKYRVKITISSDAHFYTEIGNFEEALKMLESIDFPAELIVNRDLESLTAALTHCEK from the coding sequence ATGATAACTGCAAAAATTGATACTCATACTCATACGATTGCCTCTATTCATGCATATAGTACTTTGAAAGAGAATATTACTGAAGCGAAGAAAAAAGGATTAACTGGTTTGGCAGTGACTGATCACGCTCCTGGGTTGGGTTTAGGAGACACTTTTCCTAAAACTTATTTTGGCAATATGCGAAAAGCAATTCCTAAATTTGTTGAAGGATTGAGAATTTTTAAAGGGGTTGAATGTAATGTTTTAGACTACGATGGTACGCTCGACTTGCCAACAACTACGCTTCAAAAAATGGATTTGGTGATTGCCTCTTGTCATGCACAGGTTGTTAAACCAACCACACTTGAAAAGCAGGATCAGCTTTGGATGAACATTGCGAGAAATCCGTATGTTGATATTATTGGTCATCCAGGAGATGAAGCATTTCGCTTTTCTTTTGAGAAAGTAATTCAAGAATTTAAAAAATATGATAAAATCGTTGAAATTAATTCCTCATCATTTCCGTATCGAAAAAATGCTCGCAAAAATTGCCAGGAAATTGCGTTATTGTGTAAGAAGTATAGAGTCAAGATTACAATCAGTTCTGATGCACATTTTTATACTGAAATTGGGAACTTTGAAGAGGCATTAAAAATGTTAGAATCCATTGACTTTCCAGCAGAATTAATCGTTAATCGTGATCTGGAAAGTTTAACTGCCGCTTTGACACACTGCGAAAAATGA
- a CDS encoding MurR/RpiR family transcriptional regulator: protein MTIESAFNEHYHDLNVNERQTLSRILTNKRDFSNLTINELAKKALISKSFIIRLCKNIGYSGYSEFKYQLKRELEQADKLLNSQNILEQTKLDLSETMNLIDFDQLAMLCRKMKQAPRIYTYATGYGAKNILEDFKRGMVAAKKAIISFPTSIELKLNNSVMQKDDILFVVSMNGQADTVIKELPFLKEKGIIVVSITRFLVNPLASMSSFNLYLQTTDTNGFYTSYVPLCLLLDLIVKQFLNCEA from the coding sequence ATGACGATAGAATCGGCATTCAACGAGCACTACCATGATTTAAACGTTAACGAGCGTCAGACTCTATCAAGAATTCTGACCAACAAAAGAGATTTTTCCAATTTAACAATCAATGAACTCGCCAAGAAAGCTTTGATTTCTAAATCATTTATTATTCGACTTTGCAAAAATATTGGATATTCTGGCTACAGTGAATTTAAATATCAGTTAAAAAGAGAGCTGGAACAAGCCGATAAATTGCTTAATAGCCAAAACATCTTAGAACAGACCAAATTGGATTTAAGCGAAACTATGAATTTAATCGATTTTGATCAATTAGCAATGCTCTGCCGAAAAATGAAGCAAGCTCCGAGAATTTATACTTATGCTACTGGCTATGGAGCCAAAAATATTCTCGAAGATTTCAAAAGAGGGATGGTCGCAGCTAAAAAAGCGATCATCTCTTTTCCCACTAGCATTGAACTGAAGCTAAACAATTCAGTTATGCAAAAAGACGATATTTTATTTGTTGTTTCCATGAACGGACAAGCCGATACAGTTATCAAAGAACTACCTTTTTTGAAAGAAAAAGGGATTATTGTTGTCTCAATTACAAGATTTCTTGTCAACCCCCTTGCCAGCATGTCTTCCTTTAATTTATATTTGCAAACAACCGATACCAATGGCTTTTATACTTCCTACGTCCCTCTTTGTTTGCTCCTGGATTTGATCGTGAAACAATTTCTTAACTGTGAAGCTTAA
- a CDS encoding PTS sugar transporter subunit IIB: MSEKTIMLVCAAGMSTSLLVSKMQKSAEEKNIDVKIFATSSSDADSKLETEHPDVLMLGPQVRYMLDDFKKRVSIPVEVINMQDYGMMNGAKVLDQAMSLIK; encoded by the coding sequence ATGAGTGAAAAAACGATTATGCTAGTTTGTGCTGCTGGGATGTCAACGAGTTTGTTGGTTAGTAAGATGCAAAAATCTGCTGAAGAGAAAAATATTGATGTTAAGATTTTTGCTACATCAAGCTCAGATGCAGATTCTAAGTTGGAGACAGAACACCCAGATGTCTTAATGCTTGGACCTCAGGTTCGTTACATGTTGGATGATTTTAAGAAACGGGTTTCAATTCCGGTTGAAGTTATTAACATGCAAGATTACGGCATGATGAATGGTGCTAAAGTTTTAGATCAAGCAATGAGTTTAATCAAATAA
- a CDS encoding PTS lactose/cellobiose transporter subunit IIA, producing MEENDETLQAVMGLIMNGGNAKGSAFEAIKAAKKGDFTEADAKLKESDKFLAEAHNSQTGMLTKEASGEHVPVSLLMVHGQDHIMNAITFRDLAGEIVDLYKKLAEK from the coding sequence ATGGAAGAGAATGATGAAACTTTACAAGCCGTGATGGGCTTAATTATGAATGGTGGAAATGCTAAAGGTTCAGCTTTTGAAGCAATTAAAGCTGCAAAAAAAGGCGATTTCACTGAAGCTGATGCTAAATTGAAGGAATCAGATAAGTTCTTAGCAGAAGCGCATAATTCTCAAACCGGTATGTTAACAAAGGAAGCTAGTGGTGAGCATGTCCCGGTTTCGTTACTGATGGTTCACGGTCAGGATCACATTATGAATGCAATTACTTTTCGCGATTTAGCTGGTGAAATAGTTGATCTGTATAAAAAACTAGCTGAAAAATAA
- a CDS encoding DUF871 domain-containing protein, which translates to MRMLGISVYPEQSDYDSDRKYLDLAHKYGYERVFTSLLQLKDDNGEDILSKFKKVVDYANSLGMKVIVDINPALFTDLEIKYDDLKFFSDLNVWGLRLDEGFSGLEEAQMTRNPYGLKIELNMSRGTHYLDQIMDYAPNSDNLLGCHNFYPQSYTGLSENIFNEYSKGYRQFNIHSAAFVSSHVATMGPWPVSEGLPTLESDRNRPVASQVNHLLLSNQVDDVIVGNAYASEEELKSIASAFKAPEPFLQVNFGSKMNETERKIALDEIQLYRGDASAYLLRSTMSRIKYKNESIPAHDQNGKFQRGDVIIVNDDYARYKGELQIALCEFPNDGKRNVVGRLTESDLPLLDYVKPWSSFKLIEA; encoded by the coding sequence GTGCGAATGTTAGGAATTTCAGTTTATCCAGAGCAGTCAGATTATGATTCTGATAGAAAATATTTAGATTTAGCTCATAAATATGGTTATGAGCGGGTTTTTACTTCTTTACTCCAGTTAAAAGATGATAACGGAGAAGATATTTTATCAAAATTTAAAAAAGTTGTCGACTATGCAAATTCGCTGGGAATGAAAGTTATTGTTGATATTAATCCGGCTCTATTTACAGACTTAGAGATCAAATACGACGATCTAAAATTTTTTAGCGACTTAAACGTTTGGGGCTTGCGTTTAGATGAGGGATTCAGTGGGTTGGAAGAAGCTCAAATGACAAGGAACCCTTATGGATTAAAAATTGAGTTGAATATGAGCCGCGGTACCCATTATCTAGATCAAATTATGGATTATGCACCAAATTCTGATAATTTATTAGGTTGTCATAATTTTTATCCACAGTCGTATACAGGACTGAGTGAAAATATTTTTAATGAATATTCTAAGGGTTATCGTCAATTTAATATTCATAGTGCGGCATTTGTTTCTTCGCATGTTGCAACAATGGGACCTTGGCCAGTTAGCGAAGGCTTGCCAACACTAGAGAGTGATCGAAATCGGCCAGTTGCGTCTCAGGTAAATCATTTATTGCTGAGCAATCAAGTTGACGATGTAATTGTTGGGAATGCATATGCCAGCGAGGAAGAGTTGAAATCTATTGCATCTGCCTTCAAGGCTCCTGAACCTTTTTTGCAAGTGAATTTTGGATCCAAAATGAATGAAACTGAAAGAAAAATTGCTTTAGACGAAATTCAGTTATATCGGGGCGATGCTTCAGCCTACTTACTGCGTTCAACAATGTCTCGGATTAAATACAAAAATGAATCAATTCCAGCTCATGATCAAAATGGAAAATTTCAGCGCGGTGATGTAATTATCGTTAATGATGATTATGCACGTTATAAGGGTGAATTACAGATTGCGCTTTGTGAATTTCCTAACGATGGCAAACGTAATGTGGTTGGACGTCTGACAGAAAGTGATCTTCCTTTGTTGGATTATGTGAAGCCTTGGAGCAGTTTTAAATTAATTGAAGCTTAA